In Oceanivirga salmonicida, the DNA window GGTAAAGTTATTGTTACAGAATCACCATATGGTTTAGTATTTACACCAGAATTAAAAGGATTAACACCTGGTTTACATGGTTTCCATATTCATGAAAATCCAAGTTGTGAACCAAAAGAAAAAGATGGTAAATTGGTTGCAGGTTTAGGAGCTGGAGGGCATTGGGATCCTAAAAAAACAGGAATGCATGGTCATCCTTGGTCTGATAAAGCACATTTAGGTGATTTACCAGCATTAGCTACTCACCCAGATGGTACAGCAAATAATCCAGTATTAGCACCACGTTTAAAACATTTATCTGAGATAAGAGGACATTCATTAATGATTCATCAAGGTGGAGATAACCATTCAGATCATCC includes these proteins:
- the sodC gene encoding superoxide dismutase family protein, translated to MKKTLIAILCGISTLTIAHTHHSMHNHKKAHTNKKIEVKMELLDPIKGNKYIGKVIVTESPYGLVFTPELKGLTPGLHGFHIHENPSCEPKEKDGKLVAGLGAGGHWDPKKTGMHGHPWSDKAHLGDLPALATHPDGTANNPVLAPRLKHLSEIRGHSLMIHQGGDNHSDHPSPLGGGGPRMACGVIK